A stretch of Pseudomonas sp. LRP2-20 DNA encodes these proteins:
- a CDS encoding putative porin: MRLVSTLTGVSLTGMMLALSTPASAAVDAKLLEMLRANGSINQAQYNELQGDLAKETKEKADQKAQSERMSAFEQKVAWAAKTQIKGDVRLRYEDVNVDNPISRSGNQDRERVRARVGFYSEINPQVDAGVRVATGSSADARSTNQSLDNYFEKKSLWVDLAYLDWHPTAVPNLHLIGGKMMQPWVSMGDIIWDSDINPEGVAVTYKTNAGPAEVFGSIGHYNLKDNVDGDGVQFKHDAQLYAAQLGTKFNAADTVKVTVGASLYGYDNDKASAALRSLGNTTDEFNLVEGFGQLDFTGFAIPLSAYGQYVKNTESTDGKDTAWLAGLKSKIGAWSLDYNYRDVQRNGVVSLFTDSDFGNGFTGSRGHKFKVGYEIDKNFALGAAYMMAKTDYSNLPNSDADVDTLQVDLEAKF; this comes from the coding sequence ATGCGTCTTGTTTCTACACTTACCGGAGTGAGCCTCACCGGCATGATGCTGGCTCTGAGTACTCCGGCCAGTGCTGCTGTCGACGCCAAGCTGCTCGAAATGCTCCGCGCCAACGGCTCGATCAACCAGGCGCAGTACAACGAACTGCAGGGCGACCTGGCAAAAGAAACCAAGGAAAAGGCCGACCAGAAAGCTCAGTCCGAACGTATGAGCGCTTTCGAACAAAAAGTGGCATGGGCCGCCAAGACCCAGATCAAGGGTGATGTGCGCCTGCGTTACGAAGACGTCAACGTCGACAACCCGATCTCCCGCAGTGGCAACCAGGACCGCGAGCGCGTGCGTGCCCGCGTCGGCTTCTACAGCGAGATCAACCCGCAGGTCGACGCCGGCGTGCGTGTGGCCACCGGCAGCAGCGCCGATGCCCGCTCGACCAACCAGAGCCTGGACAACTACTTCGAGAAGAAATCACTGTGGGTCGACCTGGCCTACCTCGACTGGCACCCGACCGCCGTCCCTAACCTGCACCTGATCGGCGGCAAGATGATGCAGCCTTGGGTGAGCATGGGCGACATTATCTGGGACAGCGACATCAACCCGGAAGGCGTGGCTGTCACCTACAAGACCAACGCCGGCCCGGCCGAGGTGTTCGGCAGCATCGGTCACTACAACCTGAAGGACAACGTCGACGGCGACGGCGTGCAGTTCAAGCACGACGCACAGCTGTACGCGGCCCAGCTGGGTACCAAGTTCAACGCGGCTGACACCGTCAAGGTCACTGTCGGTGCCAGCCTCTACGGCTACGACAACGACAAGGCCTCGGCGGCGCTGCGTTCGCTGGGCAACACCACCGACGAGTTCAACCTGGTTGAAGGCTTCGGCCAGCTCGACTTCACTGGCTTCGCCATCCCGCTGTCGGCTTACGGCCAGTACGTCAAGAACACCGAGAGCACCGATGGCAAGGACACCGCCTGGCTGGCGGGCCTGAAGTCGAAGATCGGTGCCTGGAGCCTGGACTACAACTACCGCGACGTACAGCGTAATGGTGTGGTCAGCCTGTTCACCGACTCTGACTTCGGTAACGGCTTCACCGGTTCCCGCGGTCACAAGTTCAAGGTCGGTTACGAAATCGACAAGAACTTCGCCCTCGGCGCGGCCTACATGATGGCCAAGACCGACTACTCCAACCTGCCGAACAGCGATGCTGACGTCGACACCCTGCAGGTGGACCTGGAAGCCAAGTTCTAA
- the hrpA gene encoding ATP-dependent RNA helicase HrpA codes for MTDQAIDKLLQNLDHAMIAERHRLRRQLHDLRKRPDEAKLAQWVEKVQASCAQVTARQNSVPQIHYDDSLPIAAKRDEIKKALAEHQVLVIAGETGSGKTTQLPKICLELGRGSHGLIAHTQPRRIAARSVAARVAEELGTPLGGLVGYQVRFEDQSDANTLVKLMTDGILLAETQHDRFLERYDTIIVDEAHERSLNIDFLLGYLKTLLHRRPDLKLIITSATIDLERFSRHFDNAPIIEVSGRTFPVETWYRPLTSEQDEEGNQVEDDLTVDQAILATLDEIAQHERSVGKGPGDVLVFLPGEREIRDAAEILRKAQLRHTEILPLYARLSPAEQQRIFQSHAGRRVVLATNVAETSLTVPGIRYVIDTGTARISRYSYRAKVQRLPIEAISQASANQRKGRCGRVEPGICIRLYSEEDFNGRPAFTDPEILRTNLAAVILQMLHLRLGAIDAFPFIEPPDGKAISDGFNLLQELSAVNRENQLTPIGRQLARLPIDPRLGRMLLEGARQGSLQEVLIVTSALSVQDPRERPPERQQAADQAHAQWKDGDTDFAALVNLWRGFEEQRQALTASPLRNWCRKNFLNYLRLREWRDAHRQLSLICRELQLAVNKEPSDYHKVHKAILSGLLSQIGQKTEEGDYQGARQRRFWVHPSSGIGRKRPQWVMAAELVETTKLYARMVAKIEPDWIEPLATHLIKKNHFEPHWEKKRGQVVAYEQITLYGLILVGRRPVHYGPIDPVASREIFIREGLVGGEIQSRAKCLAANKRLLEELDELEAKARRRDILADEETLYAFYEARLPAEIHQTATFDAWYRMNSQKDPNLLIMREEDVLAREASEVTAAQYPDSLQVGELRLPLTYHFEPGHPRDGVTVRVPAPLLPSLPGERLEWLVPGLLEAKCVALVRNLPKALRKNFVPVPDFVKASLARMTFGQGALPQALGQELLRMTGARVSDEAWAESVNLVEGHLRMNIEVVDGQGKFLGEGRDLAELTARFAAASQAALAVPRTEKSEQPVQAKAFSEVKQTAQQKIAGLSMTVYPALVEENGTVREGRFSTQAEAEFQHRRALQRLLLQQLAEPAKFLRGKLPGLTELGLLYRELGRIEALVEDILLASLDSCILDGEATLPRDGAALAGLAERKRGSWAEHAERLARQTLEVLKLWHGLQKRFKGKIDLSQAVALNDIKQQLANLVYPGFVRETPAAWFKELPRYLKAVELRLEKLGGQVQKDRVWSGELGNLWAQYKARADKHAQEGKRDEQLTLYRWLLEEYRVSLFAQQLGTKVPISDKRLSKQWSQVEG; via the coding sequence ACGACAGCCTGCCGATCGCTGCCAAGCGTGATGAGATCAAGAAGGCCCTGGCAGAACACCAGGTGCTGGTGATTGCCGGCGAAACCGGTTCGGGCAAGACCACCCAGTTGCCGAAGATCTGCCTGGAGCTGGGCCGCGGCAGCCATGGCCTGATTGCCCATACCCAGCCGCGGCGTATCGCCGCGCGCAGTGTCGCCGCCCGGGTTGCCGAAGAGCTCGGCACGCCGCTGGGTGGGCTGGTCGGCTACCAGGTGCGATTCGAAGACCAGAGCGATGCCAACACCCTGGTCAAGCTGATGACCGACGGTATCCTCCTGGCCGAAACCCAACACGACCGTTTTCTCGAACGCTACGACACCATCATCGTCGACGAAGCGCATGAGCGCAGCCTCAACATCGACTTCCTGCTCGGCTACCTGAAGACCCTGTTGCACCGCCGGCCAGACCTGAAGCTGATCATCACGTCGGCGACCATCGACCTGGAGCGGTTCTCCAGGCATTTCGACAATGCCCCGATCATCGAGGTGTCCGGCCGTACCTTCCCGGTGGAAACCTGGTACCGCCCCCTGACCAGCGAACAGGACGAGGAGGGCAACCAGGTCGAGGACGACCTCACCGTCGACCAGGCGATCCTTGCCACCCTTGACGAGATTGCCCAGCACGAACGCAGCGTGGGCAAAGGCCCCGGCGATGTGCTGGTGTTCCTCCCGGGTGAGCGGGAAATCCGCGATGCCGCAGAGATCCTGCGCAAGGCGCAGTTGCGCCACACCGAGATCCTGCCGCTGTACGCGCGCCTGTCGCCGGCCGAACAGCAGCGCATTTTCCAGTCGCACGCCGGGCGCCGGGTGGTGCTGGCCACCAACGTTGCGGAAACCTCGCTGACCGTACCCGGCATCCGTTACGTGATCGACACCGGTACCGCGCGCATCAGCCGCTACAGCTACCGCGCCAAGGTCCAGCGCTTGCCGATCGAGGCGATTTCGCAGGCCAGTGCCAACCAGCGCAAAGGCCGTTGCGGCCGGGTCGAGCCGGGTATCTGCATTCGCTTGTACAGCGAAGAAGACTTCAATGGCCGGCCGGCATTCACCGACCCCGAGATCCTGCGCACCAACCTGGCGGCGGTGATCCTGCAGATGCTGCACCTGCGCTTGGGGGCGATCGACGCCTTCCCGTTCATCGAGCCGCCGGATGGCAAGGCGATCAGCGACGGTTTCAACCTGCTGCAGGAGCTGTCGGCGGTCAACCGCGAGAACCAGCTGACGCCAATTGGCCGCCAGCTGGCGCGCTTGCCGATCGACCCACGGTTGGGCCGCATGCTGCTCGAAGGTGCGCGCCAGGGCAGCCTGCAGGAAGTGCTGATCGTCACCAGTGCGCTGTCGGTGCAGGACCCGCGCGAGCGCCCGCCGGAGCGCCAGCAGGCCGCCGACCAGGCCCATGCGCAGTGGAAGGACGGCGATACCGACTTCGCCGCGCTGGTCAATTTGTGGCGGGGTTTTGAAGAGCAGCGCCAGGCGCTGACTGCCAGCCCGCTGCGCAACTGGTGCCGCAAGAATTTCTTGAACTACCTGCGCCTGCGTGAGTGGCGCGATGCCCATCGCCAGTTGTCGCTGATCTGCCGCGAGCTGCAGTTGGCGGTCAACAAAGAGCCGTCCGACTACCACAAGGTGCACAAGGCGATCCTCAGCGGCCTGCTCAGCCAGATCGGGCAAAAGACCGAAGAAGGTGATTACCAGGGTGCCCGCCAGCGGCGCTTCTGGGTGCATCCTTCTTCCGGCATCGGCCGCAAGCGCCCGCAGTGGGTGATGGCCGCAGAGCTGGTGGAAACCACCAAGCTGTATGCGCGCATGGTCGCCAAGATCGAGCCTGACTGGATCGAGCCGCTGGCGACCCACCTGATCAAGAAGAATCACTTCGAACCGCACTGGGAAAAGAAGCGCGGGCAGGTGGTGGCCTATGAGCAGATCACCTTGTATGGCCTGATCCTGGTCGGCCGCCGCCCGGTGCACTATGGCCCGATCGACCCGGTTGCCTCGCGGGAAATCTTCATTCGCGAAGGCCTGGTTGGCGGTGAAATCCAGTCGCGGGCCAAGTGCCTGGCCGCTAACAAGCGCCTGCTCGAAGAGCTCGACGAACTGGAGGCCAAGGCCCGTCGGCGTGACATTCTTGCCGATGAAGAAACCCTGTACGCCTTTTACGAAGCACGCTTGCCGGCGGAAATCCATCAGACCGCGACCTTCGACGCCTGGTACCGCATGAACAGCCAGAAGGATCCGAATCTGCTGATCATGCGCGAGGAAGACGTGTTGGCCCGCGAGGCCAGCGAAGTCACCGCGGCGCAGTACCCCGACAGCCTGCAGGTCGGCGAGCTGCGCCTGCCGCTGACCTACCACTTCGAGCCGGGCCACCCGCGTGACGGCGTGACCGTACGCGTGCCAGCACCGTTGCTGCCCAGCCTGCCGGGCGAACGGCTGGAGTGGCTGGTGCCAGGCCTGCTGGAAGCCAAGTGCGTGGCGCTGGTGCGCAACCTGCCCAAGGCCCTGCGCAAGAACTTCGTGCCGGTGCCGGACTTCGTCAAGGCCTCGCTGGCGCGCATGACCTTCGGCCAGGGTGCGCTGCCCCAGGCGCTGGGCCAGGAGCTGTTGCGCATGACCGGCGCGCGGGTTTCCGATGAGGCCTGGGCCGAGTCGGTCAACCTGGTCGAAGGCCACCTGCGGATGAACATCGAAGTGGTCGATGGCCAGGGCAAGTTCCTTGGCGAAGGCCGCGACCTGGCCGAGCTGACCGCGCGCTTTGCTGCTGCCAGCCAGGCCGCTTTGGCCGTGCCGCGTACCGAGAAGAGCGAGCAACCGGTGCAGGCCAAGGCCTTCAGCGAGGTCAAGCAGACCGCCCAGCAGAAGATTGCCGGCCTGTCGATGACCGTGTACCCGGCGCTGGTGGAAGAAAACGGCACTGTGCGCGAAGGGCGTTTCTCGACCCAGGCCGAAGCCGAGTTCCAGCACCGTCGTGCCCTGCAGCGCCTGCTGCTGCAGCAGTTGGCGGAGCCGGCCAAGTTCCTGCGCGGCAAGCTGCCGGGGCTGACCGAGCTGGGGCTGCTGTACCGCGAGCTGGGCCGGATCGAGGCGCTGGTCGAGGATATTCTGCTGGCGAGCCTCGACAGCTGCATCCTTGACGGTGAAGCGACCTTGCCGCGTGACGGTGCCGCCCTGGCCGGGCTGGCCGAGCGCAAGCGTGGCAGCTGGGCCGAGCACGCCGAACGCCTGGCCCGGCAGACACTGGAAGTGCTCAAGCTGTGGCACGGCCTGCAGAAGCGCTTCAAGGGCAAGATCGACCTGAGCCAGGCGGTGGCGCTGAACGACATCAAGCAGCAGTTGGCCAACCTGGTCTATCCGGGCTTCGTGCGCGAGACCCCGGCAGCCTGGTTCAAGGAGTTGCCGCGTTACCTCAAGGCGGTGGAGTTGCGCCTCGAGAAGCTGGGCGGCCAGGTGCAGAAGGACCGGGTCTGGAGCGGCGAGCTGGGCAACCTGTGGGCGCAGTACAAGGCTCGGGCCGACAAGCATGCCCAGGAAGGCAAGCGCGATGAGCAGCTGACCCTGTACCGCTGGTTGCTGGAGGAGTATCGGGTATCGCTGTTTGCCCAGCAGTTGGGTACAAAAGTGCCGATTTCCGACAAGCGATTGAGCAAGCAGTGGAGCCAGGTGGAAGGCTAA
- a CDS encoding beta-ketoacyl-ACP synthase III, which produces MHNVVISGTGLYTPAQSISNDELVASFNAWSQQYNQDNAAAIERGELEAAPVSDAAFIEKASGIKSRFVMDKAGILDPQRMKPRLPERSNDEQSILCEMGVAAARQALERAGRTPADVDGVIVACSNLQRPYPAIAIEVQQALGIQGFAFDMNVACSSATFGIQTAANSVALGQARAVLMVNPEVCTGHLNFRDRDSHFIFGDAATAVLIERAEQATSAHQFDIVSSKLWTEFSNNIRNNFGFLNRAAEEGEGAADKLFIQEGRKVFREVCPKVAELIGEHLQENGLQPSDVKRFWLHQANLSMNHLIVKKLLGREVSEEEAPVILDRYANTSSAGSVIAFHLYQDDLAKGSLGVLSSFGAGYSIGSVILRKR; this is translated from the coding sequence GTGCATAACGTCGTGATCAGCGGCACCGGCCTGTATACCCCGGCCCAGAGCATTTCCAACGATGAACTGGTGGCCTCCTTCAATGCCTGGTCGCAGCAGTACAACCAGGACAACGCTGCTGCCATCGAGCGTGGCGAACTCGAAGCAGCTCCCGTGTCCGACGCCGCCTTCATCGAAAAGGCCTCGGGCATCAAGAGCCGTTTCGTCATGGACAAGGCCGGCATCCTCGACCCGCAACGCATGAAGCCGCGCCTGCCGGAGCGTTCCAACGACGAGCAGTCGATCCTCTGCGAAATGGGCGTGGCCGCTGCGCGCCAGGCGCTGGAACGCGCGGGCCGCACCCCGGCGGATGTCGACGGGGTGATCGTCGCCTGCTCCAACCTGCAGCGCCCATACCCGGCCATCGCCATCGAAGTGCAGCAGGCGCTGGGCATCCAGGGGTTTGCCTTCGACATGAACGTAGCCTGTTCGTCGGCCACTTTCGGCATCCAGACCGCCGCCAACAGTGTGGCCCTGGGGCAGGCGCGTGCGGTGCTGATGGTCAACCCGGAGGTGTGCACCGGCCACCTGAACTTCCGTGACCGTGACAGCCACTTCATTTTTGGTGATGCCGCTACCGCGGTGCTGATCGAGCGTGCCGAGCAGGCCACCTCGGCGCACCAGTTCGACATCGTCAGCAGCAAGTTGTGGACCGAGTTCTCCAACAACATCCGTAACAACTTCGGCTTCCTCAACCGTGCGGCGGAAGAGGGCGAGGGCGCGGCGGACAAGTTGTTCATCCAGGAAGGCCGCAAGGTGTTCCGCGAGGTCTGCCCGAAGGTGGCCGAGTTGATCGGTGAGCACCTGCAGGAAAACGGGCTGCAACCAAGCGATGTGAAACGCTTCTGGCTGCACCAGGCCAACCTGAGCATGAACCACCTGATCGTCAAGAAGCTGCTGGGGCGTGAGGTGAGCGAGGAAGAGGCACCGGTGATTCTCGACCGCTATGCCAACACCAGCTCGGCCGGGTCGGTGATTGCCTTCCACCTGTACCAGGATGATCTGGCCAAAGGGTCGCTTGGCGTGCTGAGCTCGTTTGGTGCAGGTTATTCGATTGGTAGCGTGATTCTGCGCAAGCGCTGA
- a CDS encoding peptidylprolyl isomerase, with product MLKKLLLTACSVAFATSVMASDKTPHVLLDTSFGQVEIELNAEKAPVSTKNFLQYVDSGFYNNTIFHRVIPGFMVQGGGFTDQMVQKDTQAPIKNEASNGLQNTRGTLSMARTSNPNSATSQFFINVADNDFLNPGRDAGYAVFGKVTKGMEVVDQIVNSPTTVKKGMRDVPADPVYIKSAKRID from the coding sequence ATGCTGAAAAAACTCCTGCTCACCGCCTGCTCGGTCGCCTTCGCCACCAGCGTCATGGCCTCCGACAAGACCCCGCACGTACTGCTGGACACCAGCTTCGGCCAGGTCGAAATCGAGCTCAACGCCGAGAAGGCACCGGTCAGTACCAAGAACTTCCTGCAGTACGTAGACAGCGGCTTCTACAACAACACCATCTTCCACCGGGTGATTCCGGGCTTCATGGTCCAGGGCGGCGGCTTCACTGACCAGATGGTGCAGAAAGACACCCAGGCCCCGATCAAGAACGAGGCCAGCAACGGCCTGCAGAACACCCGTGGCACGCTGTCGATGGCGCGCACCTCCAACCCGAACTCGGCCACCAGCCAGTTCTTCATCAACGTCGCCGACAACGACTTCCTCAACCCGGGCCGCGACGCCGGTTACGCCGTGTTCGGCAAAGTGACCAAGGGCATGGAAGTGGTCGACCAGATCGTCAATTCGCCAACCACCGTCAAGAAAGGCATGCGCGATGTGCCGGCCGACCCGGTGTACATCAAGTCCGCCAAACGCATCGACTGA
- a CDS encoding GNAT family N-acetyltransferase produces MTSLYSLAHLRDLPAATWDALVPPGQPFLRHAFLSAMEDSGSVAPNTGWAAEHLVLERDGQVRALLPAYRKWHSYGEYVFDHGWADACERAGIAYYPKLLGAVPFSPVSGPRLLAADPADALLVLQALPEYLGKGGLSGAHINFTDAQLDAQMAGLPGWMERLGCQFHWRNHGYRDFQDFLDSLSSRKRKQMRKEREQVAGHGIDFRWYRGDELDEVQWDFVFLCYANTYAVRRRAPYLTREFFSLLAERMPEAVRVVMARQGGRDVAMALSLVGGDSLFGRYWGCLDEFDRLHFETCFYQGMDFAIAEGLQRFDAGAQGEHKLIRGFEPVLTRSWHYLLHPGLRRAVEDFLQQERAGVRGYAEEAKGMLPYRKE; encoded by the coding sequence GTGACTAGTCTCTACAGCCTTGCCCATCTGCGTGACCTGCCAGCGGCGACCTGGGATGCCCTGGTCCCCCCTGGCCAACCGTTCCTGCGCCATGCCTTTCTCAGTGCCATGGAAGACAGCGGCAGCGTTGCGCCCAACACTGGCTGGGCCGCCGAACACCTGGTGCTGGAGCGCGACGGGCAGGTACGTGCGCTGCTGCCGGCTTATCGCAAATGGCATTCGTATGGCGAGTACGTGTTCGACCACGGTTGGGCCGATGCCTGCGAGCGTGCCGGCATCGCCTATTACCCCAAGTTGCTCGGTGCCGTGCCGTTCAGCCCGGTCAGCGGGCCGCGCCTGCTGGCGGCCGACCCAGCCGACGCACTGCTGGTGTTGCAGGCGTTGCCGGAATACCTGGGCAAGGGCGGGTTGTCCGGGGCACACATCAATTTCACCGACGCCCAGCTGGATGCGCAGATGGCTGGCCTGCCGGGCTGGATGGAGCGCCTGGGTTGCCAGTTCCATTGGCGCAATCATGGCTACCGGGACTTCCAGGACTTTCTCGACAGCCTCAGCTCACGCAAACGCAAGCAGATGCGCAAGGAACGTGAGCAAGTGGCAGGGCACGGCATCGATTTTCGCTGGTATCGCGGTGACGAACTGGATGAGGTGCAGTGGGATTTCGTTTTCCTCTGTTACGCCAACACCTATGCGGTGCGCAGGCGCGCGCCGTACCTGACCCGGGAGTTCTTCAGCCTGCTGGCCGAGCGCATGCCCGAGGCGGTGCGGGTGGTGATGGCGCGTCAGGGTGGGCGTGATGTGGCGATGGCCTTGAGCCTGGTTGGGGGCGATAGCCTGTTTGGTCGCTATTGGGGCTGCCTCGATGAGTTCGACCGGCTGCATTTCGAGACCTGCTTCTACCAGGGCATGGACTTTGCCATTGCCGAAGGGCTGCAGCGTTTCGATGCCGGGGCCCAGGGCGAGCACAAGCTGATTCGCGGGTTCGAGCCGGTGCTGACGCGGTCATGGCATTACTTGCTGCACCCGGGATTGCGGCGGGCGGTGGAGGATTTTCTGCAGCAGGAGCGGGCAGGGGTGAGGGGATATGCCGAGGAGGCCAAGGGCATGTTGCCTTACCGCAAGGAATAA
- a CDS encoding alpha/beta fold hydrolase yields MAYFEHEGCSLHYQEYGQGEPLVLLHGLGSSSQDWELQVPELSRHYRVILMDIRGHGRSDKPRDGYQIATFSEDLLALLEHLQTGPVHFVGLSMGGMVGFQFAVDHPHWLRSLCIVNSAPEVKRRTRSDWLWWLKRWGLARILSVETVGQGLAARLFPKPGQAELRKKMAERWARNDKRAYLKSFDAIVDWGVQERIGQIRCPTLVIAADHDYTPIHLKERYVALMPHARLVVIDDSRHATPLDQPEVFNQTLLQFLAAASTSQGSLSPC; encoded by the coding sequence ATGGCCTATTTCGAACATGAAGGATGCTCGCTGCATTATCAGGAATATGGCCAGGGCGAGCCCCTGGTCCTGCTGCACGGCCTGGGTTCCAGCAGCCAGGACTGGGAGCTGCAGGTACCCGAGCTGAGCCGCCACTACCGGGTGATCCTCATGGACATCCGCGGCCACGGCCGTTCCGACAAGCCCCGCGACGGTTACCAGATCGCCACCTTCAGCGAAGACCTGCTGGCCCTGCTCGAACACCTGCAGACCGGCCCGGTGCACTTCGTCGGCCTGTCCATGGGTGGCATGGTCGGTTTCCAGTTCGCGGTCGATCACCCGCACTGGCTGCGCAGCCTGTGCATCGTCAACAGCGCCCCCGAGGTCAAGCGCCGAACCCGCAGCGACTGGTTGTGGTGGCTCAAGCGCTGGGGACTGGCGCGCATCCTCAGCGTCGAGACGGTCGGCCAGGGCCTGGCCGCACGGCTGTTCCCCAAACCGGGGCAAGCCGAACTGCGCAAGAAGATGGCCGAACGCTGGGCACGCAATGACAAACGCGCCTACCTCAAGAGCTTCGATGCCATCGTCGACTGGGGCGTGCAGGAACGCATCGGGCAAATTCGCTGTCCCACGCTGGTGATTGCCGCCGACCACGATTACACCCCGATACACCTTAAAGAACGCTACGTCGCCCTGATGCCCCACGCCAGGCTGGTGGTCATCGACGATTCCCGGCACGCTACGCCCCTCGATCAACCCGAGGTCTTCAACCAGACCCTGCTGCAGTTCCTTGCAGCCGCTTCCACCTCTCAAGGATCATTGAGCCCATGCTGA
- a CDS encoding ABC transporter ATP-binding protein, which produces MLYRRFEQLIDIFRDAPSESPPGQVWPFYLYYLRQVWPSFLALLVVGLFASLIEVAMFSYLSRIIDLAQGTPNANFFSEHSGELIWMLVVILLLRPVFFGLHDLLVHQTINPGMTSLIRWQNHTYVLKQSLNFFQSDFAGRIAQRIMQTGNSLRDSAVQAVDALWHVLIYAITSLVLFAEADWRLMLPLLLWIIGYIAALYYFVPRVKERSVISSDARSKLMGRIVDGYTNIATLKLFAHTDYEQQYAREAIREQTEKTQLAARVVTSMDVVITTLNGLLVVTTTGLALWLWSQSLITVGAIALATGLVIRIVNMSGWIMWVVNGIFENIGMVQDGLQTIAQPVTVTDKPQAPPLKVSRGAVRFDDVDFHYGKAANVIEGLNLDIRPGEKIGLIGPSGAGKSTLVNLLLRLYDVQGGRILIDGQDIAEVSQASLRAQIGMITQDTSLLHRSIRDNLLYGRPGASEAALHEAVRRARADEFIPQLSDAQGRTGFDAHVGERGVKLSGGQRQRIAIARVLLKNAPILIMDEATSALDSEVEAAIQESLETLMQGKTVIAIAHRLSTIARMDRLVVLDKGRIVESGSHSELLEQQGLYARLWHHQTGGFVGVD; this is translated from the coding sequence ATGCTGTACCGCCGTTTCGAGCAACTGATCGACATCTTCCGCGACGCGCCCAGCGAGTCGCCGCCCGGCCAGGTCTGGCCGTTCTACCTGTACTACCTGCGCCAGGTCTGGCCCAGCTTTCTCGCCCTGTTGGTGGTCGGCCTGTTCGCCTCGCTGATCGAGGTGGCGATGTTCAGCTACCTGAGCCGCATCATCGACCTGGCCCAGGGCACGCCCAATGCCAATTTCTTCAGCGAACACAGCGGCGAACTGATCTGGATGCTGGTGGTGATCCTGCTGCTGCGGCCGGTGTTCTTCGGCCTGCACGACCTGCTGGTGCACCAGACCATCAACCCCGGCATGACCAGCCTGATCCGCTGGCAGAACCACACCTATGTGCTCAAGCAGAGCCTGAACTTCTTCCAGAGCGACTTCGCTGGGCGCATCGCCCAGCGCATCATGCAGACCGGCAACTCGCTGCGCGACTCCGCGGTGCAGGCGGTGGATGCGCTGTGGCATGTGCTGATCTACGCCATCACCTCGCTGGTGCTGTTCGCCGAGGCCGACTGGCGCCTGATGCTGCCGCTGCTGCTGTGGATCATCGGCTACATCGCCGCGCTGTACTACTTTGTGCCGCGGGTGAAGGAACGTTCGGTGATTTCCTCCGATGCCCGCTCCAAGCTGATGGGGCGGATCGTCGATGGCTACACCAACATCGCCACCCTCAAGCTGTTCGCCCATACCGACTATGAACAGCAGTACGCCCGCGAAGCGATCCGCGAACAGACCGAGAAAACCCAGCTGGCAGCGCGTGTGGTCACCAGCATGGACGTGGTCATCACCACCCTCAACGGCCTGCTGGTCGTCACCACCACCGGCCTGGCGCTGTGGCTGTGGAGCCAGTCGCTGATCACCGTCGGTGCCATTGCCCTGGCCACCGGCCTGGTGATCCGCATCGTCAACATGTCGGGCTGGATCATGTGGGTGGTCAACGGCATCTTCGAGAACATCGGCATGGTCCAGGACGGCCTGCAGACCATCGCCCAGCCGGTCACCGTCACCGACAAGCCCCAGGCGCCGCCACTCAAGGTCAGCCGCGGTGCCGTACGCTTCGACGACGTGGACTTCCACTACGGCAAGGCCGCCAACGTGATCGAAGGGCTGAACCTGGACATCCGCCCGGGCGAGAAGATCGGCCTGATCGGCCCGTCCGGCGCCGGCAAGTCGACCCTGGTCAACTTGCTGCTGCGCCTGTACGACGTGCAAGGCGGGCGCATCCTGATCGACGGCCAGGACATCGCCGAGGTCAGCCAGGCCAGCCTGCGCGCACAGATCGGCATGATCACCCAGGACACCTCGCTGCTGCACCGCTCGATCCGCGACAACCTGCTGTACGGCCGCCCTGGCGCCAGTGAAGCGGCGCTGCACGAGGCCGTGCGCCGTGCACGGGCCGACGAGTTCATTCCGCAGTTGTCGGATGCCCAGGGCCGCACCGGCTTCGATGCCCATGTCGGCGAGCGTGGTGTGAAATTGTCTGGCGGCCAGCGCCAGCGCATCGCGATTGCCCGGGTGCTGCTGAAGAATGCCCCGATCCTGATCATGGACGAAGCCACGTCGGCACTGGACTCGGAGGTCGAGGCGGCCATCCAGGAAAGCCTGGAGACGCTGATGCAAGGCAAGACGGTGATCGCCATCGCCCACCGGCTGTCGACCATCGCCCGGATGGACCGCCTGGTGGTGCTGGACAAAGGGCGGATCGTCGAGAGTGGCAGCCATAGTGAGCTGCTGGAGCAGCAAGGGCTGTATGCCCGCTTGTGGCATCACCAGACCGGGGGCTTTGTCGGGGTCGACTGA